The following coding sequences are from one Ruminococcus flavefaciens AE3010 window:
- a CDS encoding homoserine dehydrogenase, producing MSAKFAVLGHGVVGSGVVELFYKNRKSIEKHAGTEMDIKYILDLRDFPESPYADKFTKNFDDILNDDEVVSVAECMGGVEPAFTFVKACLEKGKSVSTSNKELVAEKGDILLQTAKEHNCNFFFEASVGGAIPIIRPLHRCLAANDITKVAGILNGTTNFILTKMYNDNMPFAEALKLAQELGYAEKDPTADIEGHDACRKICIISSLVFGKHVYPKNVFTKGITDIQLCDVEASDVLGYAIKLIACVSKLDNGKILPSVMPMLVSYDSIMSGVNDVFNAVLVYGDGIDQTMFYGRGAGKLPTASAVMGDVIEAVKHKVTVFSQSWESSSDNSFVESIDNFSSHWYFRVPSGSEIGGVEVYNNENGLSYITTEKLSFAEAKAKAAALGALAYLPVLE from the coding sequence ATGTCAGCTAAATTTGCAGTTTTAGGTCACGGTGTAGTAGGTTCGGGCGTTGTTGAGCTCTTTTACAAGAACAGAAAGAGCATCGAAAAGCACGCAGGAACTGAAATGGATATAAAGTATATTCTTGATCTCAGAGATTTCCCTGAGTCTCCTTATGCTGACAAGTTTACCAAAAACTTTGATGATATTCTCAATGACGACGAAGTTGTTTCTGTTGCAGAGTGCATGGGCGGCGTTGAACCTGCATTCACTTTTGTAAAAGCTTGCCTTGAAAAGGGTAAGAGCGTTTCAACATCAAACAAGGAGCTTGTAGCTGAAAAAGGTGATATTCTTCTTCAGACAGCTAAGGAGCATAACTGCAACTTCTTCTTTGAAGCCAGTGTTGGCGGTGCTATTCCTATAATTCGTCCACTCCACAGATGTCTTGCAGCCAATGATATAACAAAGGTAGCAGGTATCCTTAATGGTACAACAAACTTTATTCTCACAAAGATGTACAATGACAATATGCCTTTCGCAGAAGCTCTCAAGCTCGCTCAGGAGCTTGGCTACGCTGAAAAGGATCCTACAGCAGATATCGAAGGTCACGACGCCTGCCGCAAGATATGTATTATCTCTTCACTTGTATTCGGCAAGCACGTTTATCCCAAGAACGTTTTCACAAAGGGTATCACTGATATACAGCTCTGCGACGTAGAGGCTTCAGATGTGCTTGGTTATGCTATCAAGCTTATTGCCTGCGTTTCAAAACTTGATAACGGCAAGATCCTTCCGTCTGTAATGCCCATGCTTGTTTCATACGACAGCATCATGTCAGGTGTAAATGACGTTTTCAATGCAGTACTTGTTTACGGCGACGGCATCGATCAGACGATGTTCTACGGTCGAGGTGCGGGTAAGCTGCCTACTGCAAGTGCGGTAATGGGCGATGTTATTGAAGCTGTAAAGCACAAGGTAACTGTTTTCTCACAGTCATGGGAGTCGTCTTCCGACAATTCATTCGTTGAAAGCATTGATAACTTTAGCTCACACTGGTATTTCCGCGTTCCAAGCGGTTCTGAGATCGGCGGAGTTGAAGTTTACAATAATGAGAACGGCTTATCTTACATTACAACAGAAAAGCTTTCATTTGCAGAAGCAAAGGCTAAAGCAGCTGCGCTTGGAGCTCTTGCTTATCTGCCTGTTCTCGAATAA
- a CDS encoding ACT domain-containing protein produces the protein MDNKSQLIVADSKILPEVFTKVLEVKKLMAQKGEKSFASACKRIGISRSAYYKYKDSVFSYEELFNRKIVNIYLLLSDSPGVLSSALVFLHDLNANILTVNQSIPVDGAAAVNISLRLTGESNDELVKLNSITELDGVLEVKILSAE, from the coding sequence ATGGATAATAAATCACAGCTTATTGTTGCCGATTCAAAAATACTTCCTGAGGTCTTTACCAAGGTCCTTGAAGTAAAAAAGCTTATGGCACAGAAGGGCGAAAAGAGCTTCGCTTCTGCCTGCAAGCGTATCGGCATATCACGCAGCGCTTATTATAAGTACAAGGACAGCGTTTTCTCCTATGAGGAGCTTTTCAATCGCAAGATAGTCAATATCTATCTGCTTCTGAGCGACAGTCCCGGGGTACTTTCGAGTGCTCTTGTTTTTCTTCATGATCTGAATGCTAATATCCTTACCGTAAATCAGAGTATCCCTGTTGACGGAGCTGCTGCGGTAAATATTTCGCTCAGACTTACAGGCGAGTCAAACGACGAACTCGTCAAGCTTAATTCAATTACTGAACTCGACGGAGTCTTGGAGGTCAAGATACTTTCTGCCGAGTAA
- a CDS encoding replication-associated recombination protein A, which produces MSAPLADKIRPKTLADVVGQEHILAEGKPLRRIIESGTVPNMIFYGPSGVGKTTVARIIAENCGMSLYKLNGTNASLSDIKDVVADIGTFGSENGILLYLDEIQYLNKKQQQSLLEYIENGDITLIASTTENPYFAVYNAVISRSTVFEFKPVTAEQLIPAIKRAFRIMSEENGYEVVASDDIINKIAYSCGGDVRKAMNTAELAVVCGEASDGKVTVTADSLEVLAQRSNMRYDRDGDQHYDILSAFHKSVRGSDENAALHYAARLIAAGDIISLCRRMLCIASEDVGLAYPMAVPIVKACVDSALQLGLPEAKLPISEAIILMATAPKSNSACMAIDAALEDIKSCDALDFPRHLQNVHCDGKGAKVVGQHYLYPHDFPDHYVKQQYLPDALADHVYYQFGDNKQEQAAYQYRQKILEKHDK; this is translated from the coding sequence ATGTCTGCACCTTTAGCCGATAAAATACGTCCGAAAACTCTTGCCGACGTGGTCGGTCAGGAGCATATACTCGCCGAGGGCAAACCGCTCCGCCGAATAATCGAAAGCGGTACTGTTCCCAACATGATATTCTACGGACCGTCGGGAGTCGGTAAGACCACTGTTGCCCGTATTATTGCCGAAAACTGTGGTATGTCACTGTACAAGCTGAACGGCACTAACGCTTCACTGTCTGATATCAAGGACGTTGTTGCAGATATAGGCACCTTCGGCAGCGAGAACGGCATACTCCTCTATCTTGACGAGATACAGTACCTCAACAAAAAACAGCAGCAAAGTCTCCTTGAATACATCGAAAACGGTGATATCACTCTTATTGCTTCTACTACTGAAAATCCATATTTCGCCGTTTATAATGCCGTTATCAGCCGAAGTACCGTATTCGAGTTCAAGCCTGTTACTGCAGAACAACTCATACCCGCCATAAAACGAGCCTTTCGCATAATGTCCGAGGAAAACGGCTATGAGGTCGTGGCTTCAGATGATATCATAAACAAGATCGCGTACAGCTGCGGCGGAGATGTGCGAAAAGCTATGAATACTGCGGAGCTTGCTGTTGTCTGCGGTGAAGCTTCTGACGGCAAGGTGACGGTCACTGCTGATTCGCTGGAGGTTCTTGCTCAGCGCAGCAATATGCGCTATGACCGCGACGGTGACCAGCATTATGATATACTTTCTGCGTTTCACAAGTCTGTACGCGGCTCCGACGAAAATGCGGCTCTGCATTATGCTGCCCGTCTTATTGCCGCAGGTGATATTATCTCTCTGTGCAGGAGAATGCTGTGTATAGCTTCCGAGGATGTAGGTCTCGCCTACCCTATGGCTGTACCGATAGTAAAGGCTTGTGTGGACTCTGCTTTGCAGCTTGGACTTCCTGAGGCGAAGCTTCCTATTTCTGAGGCAATAATCCTCATGGCTACAGCTCCGAAATCAAACAGCGCCTGCATGGCTATAGATGCTGCACTTGAAGATATAAAGAGCTGCGACGCTCTTGACTTTCCGCGGCATTTGCAGAATGTTCACTGCGACGGCAAGGGTGCAAAGGTCGTTGGACAGCATTATCTTTACCCTCATGACTTTCCCGATCATTATGTTAAACAGCAGTACCTTCCAGATGCTCTCGCAGACCATGTTTATTATCAGTTCGGGGATAATAAGCAGGAACAGGCTGCATACCAGTATCGACAGAAAATACTGGAAAAACATGATAAATAG
- a CDS encoding VOC family protein produces the protein MRINIKSLYLCVKDMERAIKFYEELFEQKVTEKDDVYSVFDVNGFRLGLFAYEKKNELHTFGSNCLPSISVESIDCLNEKLNGKEICFPVTRIGNNWVAEFVDSEGNHIEITAPAK, from the coding sequence ATGAGAATTAACATAAAGTCGCTCTATCTTTGCGTTAAAGACATGGAAAGAGCTATAAAGTTCTACGAGGAGCTTTTTGAGCAGAAAGTAACCGAAAAAGACGATGTTTACAGCGTTTTCGATGTAAACGGTTTTCGATTGGGCTTATTTGCCTATGAAAAGAAGAATGAACTGCACACTTTCGGCAGCAACTGCCTGCCAAGTATCAGCGTTGAAAGTATTGACTGCCTGAATGAAAAGCTTAACGGAAAAGAGATATGCTTTCCTGTAACCCGTATTGGAAACAACTGGGTGGCTGAATTTGTTGATTCAGAGGGTAATCACATTGAAATCACCGCACCTGCAAAGTAA
- the glyA gene encoding serine hydroxymethyltransferase yields MYNDLMDSIGFVSSYDPAVGEAMGKELARQQRNLELIASENIVSPAVMAAMGSVLTNKYAEGYPGKRYYGGCQCVDEVEAIAIERACKLFGAKFANVQPHSGAQANTAAYFAVLQPGDTVLGMSLADGGHLTHGSPVNLSGKYFNFVSYGLDDETEMINYDTVQALANEHKPKLIVAGASAYPRAIDFKRLRQIADSVGALLMVDMAHIAGLVAAGCHESPVPYADITTTTTHKTLRGPRGGLILTNDEALAKKINSAIFPGTQGGPLMHTIAAKAVCFGEALKPEFKDYQQRIVKNAKALADGLVKRGFNLVSGGTDNHLMLVDLRPFSITGKELEHRLDEVYITVNKNAIHNDPEKPFVTSGIRIGTPAVTTRGLGIEEMEKIAEYIYLCATDFENKADEIRAGVNAICEKFPLYK; encoded by the coding sequence ATGTACAACGATCTTATGGATTCAATCGGTTTCGTTAGCAGCTATGATCCTGCTGTAGGCGAAGCTATGGGCAAGGAGCTCGCTCGTCAGCAGAGAAATCTTGAGCTCATCGCAAGCGAAAATATCGTTTCTCCGGCAGTTATGGCTGCTATGGGAAGCGTTCTTACTAATAAGTATGCTGAGGGTTATCCCGGAAAGCGTTACTACGGCGGTTGCCAGTGCGTTGACGAGGTAGAGGCTATAGCTATTGAGAGAGCATGTAAGCTCTTCGGCGCTAAGTTCGCAAACGTTCAGCCACACTCAGGTGCTCAGGCTAATACAGCTGCATATTTCGCAGTTCTTCAGCCGGGTGATACAGTTCTCGGTATGAGCCTTGCAGACGGCGGACACCTCACACATGGTTCACCTGTTAACCTCTCAGGTAAGTATTTTAACTTTGTTTCATACGGTCTCGACGATGAGACAGAGATGATAAACTATGATACAGTACAGGCTCTCGCAAATGAGCACAAGCCAAAGCTCATCGTTGCAGGTGCAAGTGCTTATCCAAGAGCTATTGACTTCAAGAGACTTCGTCAGATCGCTGATTCAGTAGGAGCTCTCCTCATGGTAGATATGGCTCATATCGCAGGTCTTGTTGCAGCAGGCTGCCACGAGTCCCCTGTTCCTTATGCTGATATTACAACAACAACTACACATAAGACTCTCCGCGGACCAAGAGGCGGACTTATCCTCACAAACGACGAGGCTCTTGCTAAGAAAATCAACTCTGCCATCTTCCCGGGAACACAGGGCGGTCCTCTGATGCACACTATCGCTGCTAAGGCTGTATGCTTCGGTGAGGCTCTCAAGCCTGAGTTCAAGGACTATCAGCAGAGAATCGTCAAGAACGCAAAGGCTCTTGCTGACGGTCTCGTAAAGAGAGGCTTCAACCTCGTTTCAGGCGGTACAGACAACCACCTAATGCTGGTTGATCTCCGTCCTTTCAGCATCACAGGTAAGGAGCTTGAGCACAGACTTGATGAGGTTTACATCACAGTAAACAAAAACGCTATCCACAATGATCCTGAGAAGCCTTTCGTAACAAGCGGTATCCGTATCGGTACTCCTGCTGTTACAACAAGAGGTCTGGGCATCGAGGAAATGGAAAAGATCGCTGAGTACATCTACCTCTGCGCTACAGATTTCGAGAACAAGGCTGACGAGATCCGTGCAGGCGTAAACGCTATCTGCGAGAAGTTCCCACTTTACAAGTAA